Proteins encoded in a region of the Populus alba chromosome 13, ASM523922v2, whole genome shotgun sequence genome:
- the LOC118053304 gene encoding disease resistance protein Roq1-like yields MFMSSSSSSRLGWHYDVFLSFRGEDTRKNFTDHLYTALQNAGIHTFRDDNELPKGEEISSHLLLAIQESLISIVVFSKGYASSTWCLDELAKILDCRQTARQIVLPVFFDIDPSDVRKQNGSFAEAFDRHEERFKEEMEKVQKWRTALMEAGKLSGFDLHSIANGHESKLIQMIVEEVLSKLNPRYMKVATYPVGIDSQVKDIISMLCVGTNEVRIVGIYGMPGIGKTTIAKAVFNQIYDQFEVSRCLSNIRERLDQHKGLLQLQQLLRDAFTGFIRLHDDIGDDDEGIKLIKREFFLKRVLVILDDVDQLEHLRGLAGERDWFGPGSRIVITTRDERLLARLEVEKKYHAKGLNNDESLQLFSWHAFKKPHPMKEYVELSEVVVDYVGGVPLALEVLGSNLFERSITHWRSFIEKLQKHLPHQIQGQLITSLDDLDGEVKGMFLDIACFFNGMDKDYVRKILDGRGFYPEMGFDILRERSLLTVNIENE; encoded by the exons ATGTTCatgtcttcttcctcttcctctagaCTTGGATGGCATTATGATGTGTTTCTAAGTTTTAGAGGTGAAGATACTCGCAAGAATTTTACGGATCATCTTTACACTGCTTTACAAAATGCAGGAATCCATACATTTCGAGATGATAACGAACTTCCTAAAGGAGAAGAAATCTCCTCACACCTCCTCCTAGCAATTCAAGAATCCTTGATTTCTATAGTGGTTTTCTCTAAGGGCTATGCTTCCTCCACTTGGTGTCTTGATGAACTTGCAAAGATTCTTGATTGCAGACAAACAGCTCGTCAGATTGTTCTACCAGTTTTCTTTGATATTGATCCTTCTGATGTTAGAAAACAGAACGGGAGTTTTGCTGAAGCCTTTGATAGACATGAAGAACGTTTTaaggaagaaatggagaagGTCCAAAAGTGGAGAACAGCTCTCATGGAGGCTGGAAAATTATCTGGGTTTGATCTTCACAGTATCGCAAATGG GcatgaatcaaaattaattcaaatgatTGTCGAAGAAGTTTTAAGTAAATTGAATCCCAGATACATGAAAGTTGCCACATATCCAGTAGGTATTGATTCTCAGGTCAAAGATATCATTTCCATGTTATGTGTTGGTACAAATGAAGTTCGAATTGTGGGAATCTATGGGATGCCAGGAATAGGCAAGACAACCATAGCAAAAGCTGTTTTTAACCAAATTTATGATCAATTTGAAGTAAGTAGATGCCTTTCGAATATCAGAGAACGGTTAGATCAACACAAAGGTCTACTTCAATTACAACAACTTCTTCGTGATGCTTTCACGGGATTTATTCGGCTTCATGATGatattggtgatgatgatgaagggATCAAACTCATCAAAAgagaattttttcttaaaagggtACTTGTTATTCTCGACGATGTTGATCAATTGGAACATTTACGTGGATTGGCAGGAGAGCGAGACTGGTTTGGTCCTGGAAGTAGAATCGTAATTACAACTAGAGATGAACGTTTACTCGCACGACttgaagtggaaaaaaaatatcacgcAAAAGGACTGAACAATGATGAGTCTCTTCAACTTTTCAGTTGGCATGCCTTTAAGAAGCCCCATCCAATGAAAGAATATGTTGAGCTGTCTGAAGTTGTAGTTGATTATGTTGGTGGAGTTCCATTAGCTCTTGAAGTCCTAGGCTCTAATTTGTTTGAAAGAAGCATCACTCACTGGAGAAGTTTTATAGAGAAATTGCAAAAACATCTTCCACATCAAATTCAGGGGCAACTTATAACTAGTTTGGATGATTTGGATGGTGAAGTGAAGGGTATGTTCCTTGATATTGCGTGTTTCTTTAATGGTATGGATAAAGATTACGTGAGAAAAATACTCGATGGTCGTGGTTTTTATCCAGAAATGGGTTTTGATATTCTCAGGGAAAGATCCCTTCTAACTGTCAACATTGAGAATGAGTAA
- the LOC140954322 gene encoding disease resistance protein RPS4-like, translating to MGREIIHQMAPYHPGKRSRLWHREDIMDGTEVVEGIVLDAQASQDVICTNDVFAQIQWRTNSLVVLDMQHSNIRELWKEETKCLNNLKVIDLSNSRFFAKTPNFSGLPSLERLILENCTSLADIHQSVGELKKLVFLNLKGCGRLQKLPESIFHLKSLETMNLEGCLGLEKLPEQLGNMKVLTDLLLDGAGVKHLPYSTGILKKLKRLLVPGIRFPVFVIQQSLSYSEEEELVIKQEEELVIEQQPFLPPSLSGLSSLTTLDISNRYLSNNGISINLGSLSSLQDLNLAGNDFSELPAGIGHLAKLEKLDLSDCPNILFISEIPSSLRALVARDCTSMEKVSIQSETAPDLLRGCGKLAEIQGLESVENKPVIRMENCNNLSNNFKEILLQVLSKGKLPDVVLPGSDLPHWFMQYQRDRSSSTFRIPPISAGLSRGLIVWTVYAAIEVARWTGPIQGAIEGGDELEVSVKPGDNTIPKKGTSNFKLREYNLVPDQLENSSVSDELG from the exons ATGGGAAGGGAGATCATTCATCAAATGGCTCCATACCATCCCGGAAAGCGTAGCAGACTTTGGCATCGCGAAGATATAATGGAT gGCACAGAGGTAGTGGAGGGTATCGTGCTAGACGCTCAAGCATCACAAGACGTCATTTGCACCAATGACGTCTTTGCTCAAATTCAGTGGAGGACAA ACAGCCTAGTTGTTCTTGACATGCAGCACAGCAACATCAGAGAACTCTGGAAGGAGGAGACCAAG TGTCTAAACAATCTGAAAGTCATCGATCTCAGCAATTCTAGGTTCTTTGCTAAAACACCAAACTTCTCTGGACTCCCTAGTTTGGAGAGACTAATTCTAGAAAATTGCACAAGTTTAGCTGATATTCACCAATCTGTTGGAGAattgaaaaaacttgttttcttgaatttaaaggGATGTGGGAGGCTACAGAAGCTTCCAGAAAGCATTTTCCATTTGAAATCTCTTGAAACGATGAACCTCGAGGGCTGCCTCGGGCTTGAGAAATTGCCAGAGCAATTGGGTAATATGAAAGTCTTAACTGATCTTCTATTAGATGGAGCCGGAGTTAAGCATCTACCCTATTCCACTGGAATTTTGAAGAAGCTCAAAAGGTTATTGGTGCCTGGAATCCGATTTCCTGTGTTTGTGATTCAGCAGTCATTGTCTTACTCGGAAGAAGAAGAGCTTGTTATCAAGCAAGAAGAAGAGCTTGTTATCGAGCAACAACCTTTCCTACCACCCTCCCTCTCTGGTTTAAGCTCATTGACAACACTCGATATTAGTAATCGCTATTTATCTAACAATGGCATTTCCATCAATCTCGGGAGTTTATCCTCTCTCCAGGATCTGAATTTGGCAGGAAATGATTTCTCCGAGTTGCCTGCCGGCATTGGCCACCTTGCGAAGCTAGAGAAATTGGACCTGTCAGACTGTCCAAATATTCTATTTATCTCAGAGATCCCCTCGAGTTTAAGAGCTTTGGTGGCACGTGATTGCACATCAATGGAAAAGGTGTCAATTCAGTCAGAAACAGCGCCGGATCTGTTACGTGGCTGTGGAAAACTAGCTGAGATTCAAGGCTTGGAGAGTGTAGAAAACAAACCAGTCATTCGCATGGAAAACTGTAACAATCTGTCAAACAATTTTAAGGAGATTCTTCTTCAGGTTTTGTCCAAGGGAAAGCTTCCTGACGTTGTTCTCCCGGGTAGCGATTTACCGCATTGGTTTATGCAATATCAAAGAGACAGATCTTCCTCAACATTTCGTATACCACCCATTTCAGCTGGTTTAAGTCGAGGACTAATTGTCTGGACTGTCTATGCAGCCATTGAAGTCGCCAGATGGACAGGACC GATTCAAGGTGCAATAGAAGGTGGAGACGAATTGGAAGTGTCTGTCAAGCCAGGCGATAATACTATT CCGAAGAAAGGAACCAGCAATTTCAAATTACGTGAATACAACTTAGTACCTGATCAGTTAGAGAACTCCTCAGTATCTGATGAATTGGGATAA
- the LOC118053216 gene encoding uncharacterized protein, with protein sequence MVSLLQKPFSKFLLLMFIPSFFAFPPNSSATSFGAAKYVAAGNKEAEALLKWKASLDDNHTQSVLSSWVGSSPCKWLGITCDNSGSVVNFSLPNFDLRGTLHSFNFSSFPNLLTLNLLNNSLYGTIPSHISNLTKITNLNLCDNHFTGNIPLEIGLLTSLNFLYLCVNNLTGLIPASIGTLKHLSVFYLWGNKLSGYIPSSIGNMTMLTRLSLTMNNLSGSIPREIGQLESLVELSLSHNNLNGSLPPEMNNLTYLMDLQLFSNNFTGHLPPDLCLGGLLVNFTAAYNHFSGPIPKSLRNCTRLFRVRLEWNQLTGNISEDFGLHPHLNYVDLSHNNLYGALTWKWGGFHNLVSLKLSNNNITGEIPSELGKATGLRMIDLSSNLLKGTIPKELGQLKALFNLTLHNNHLSGVVPFQMLSQLQFLNLASNNLGGSIPKQLGECSNLLQLNLSHNKFIGSIPSEIGFLHFLGDLDLSGNLLAGEIPSEIGQLKQLETMNLSHNKLSGLIPTAFVDLVSLTTVDISYNELEGPIPKIKGFIEAPFEAFMNNSGLCGNASGLKPCTLLTSRRKSNKIVILILFPLLGSLLLLLTMVGCLYFRHQTSKERISFLGERQSPLNLAVWGYEEEILHETIIQATNNFNSNNYIGKGGYGIVYRAMLPIGQVVAVKKLHSSREGKLMDLKTFRNEIRMLIDIRHRNIVRLYGFCSLIEHSFLVYEFIERGSLKMNLSSEEQATDLDWNRRLNVVKGVANALSYLHHDCSPPIIHRDISSSNVLLDSEYEAHVSDFGTARLLMPDSTNWTSFAGTFGYTAPELAYTMRVNEKCDVYSFGVVTMEVIMGMHPGDLISSLSASAFSSSSFSQINQYALLKDVIDQRIPLPENRVAEGVVSIIKIAFACLLANPQSRPTMGKVASELIARWPPLPKSFSAITLEDLMPQTTVTG encoded by the exons atggtgtCCTTACTACAGAAACCATTCTCAAAGTTTCTCCTTCTAATGTTCattccttctttctttgccTTTCCTCCTAATTCCTCTGCAACTTCATTTGGCGCTGCCAAATATGTAGCTGCAGGTAATAAAGAAGCGGAGGCTCTCCTAAAATGGAAAGCAAGTCTTGATGACAACCACACCCAATCTGTCCTGTCTTCTTGGGTTGGCAGCAGCCCTTgcaagtggcttgggatcactTGTGACAATTCTGGAAGTGTCGTGAATTTCAGCCTTCCAAATTTTGATCTGAGAGGTACGCTTCATAGTTTCAACTTCTCATCCTTCCCTAATCTTCTCACTCTCAATCTCTTGAACAATTCACTCTATGGAACTATTCCATCCCACATTAGTAACCTGACCAAAATCACCAATTTAAACTTGTGTGATAATCATTTCACAGGAAATATTCCACTTGAGATAGGATTGTTAACAAGTCTTAACTTTTTATATCTTTGTGTAAATAATCTCACCGGTTTGATCCCAGCCTCTATTGGAACTCTGAAACACCTATCCGTTTTCTATCTATGGggtaacaaactctctggttacatcccttcttctattgggaACATGACTATGCTCACTAGACTTAGTCTGACCATGaataatttatctggatctATTCCTCGAGAAATAGGACAACTCGAATCCCTTGTTGAATTGAGCTTGTCCCATAATAATCTCAATGGTTCTCTGCCCCCTGAGATGAATAATCTCACATATTTGATGGATTTGCAATTGTTTTCAAACAATTTCACTGGCCATTTACCACCAGACTTGTGCCTTGGTGGGTTACTTGTAAATTTTACAGCTGCCTACAATCATTTTTCTGGTCCAATTCCTAAAAGCTTGCGAAATTGTACTCGTCTATTTAGAGTTAGGCTTGAGTGGAACCAATTGACGGGGAATATTTCTGAAGATTTTGGCCTCCACCCACACTTGAACTATGTGGACCTAAGTCACAATAATTTGTATGGTGCGCTTACCTGGAAATGGGGAGGTTTTCACAACTTGGTGAGCCTAAAATTGTCAAACAATAATATCACCGGTGAGATACCATCAGAGCTTGGAAAGGCGACTGGGCTACGAATGATTGATCTCTCATCAAATCTCCTAAAGGGGACAATTCCAAAAGAATTGGGGCAGTTGAAGGCGTTGTTCAACCTTACTCTTCATAACAACCATCTTTCTGGTGTTGTTCCATTCCAAATGCTATCTCAACTTCAATTCCTTAATTTAGCTTCTAATAATCTTGGTGGATCAATCCCAAAACAACTGGGAGAGTGCTCAAATTTATTACAGTTGAACTTGAGTCATAATAAGTTCATAGGAAGCATCCCATCTGAGATAGGCTTCCTGCATTTTCTTGGAGATCTAGATCTCAGTGGGAATCTACTGGCAGGAGAGATACCATCAGAAATTGGGCAATTGAAACAGTTAGAAACGATGAACCTCTCTCACAACAAACTTTCCGGTTTGATTCCAACTGCTTTTGTAGATTTGGTGAGCTTGACAACTGTAGACATCTCCTACAATGAACTAGAGGGCCCTATCCCCAAAATCAAAGGCTTCATTGAAGCTCCATTTGAAGCTTTTATGAATAATAGTGGTCTCTGTGGAAATGCGAGTGGTCTAAAGCCTTGTACACTTCTTACAAGCAGGAGAAAGAGCAACAAGATTgtcattttgattctttttcctctcctggGAAGTCTACTTCTACTACTTACTATGGTTGGATGTTTATACTTTCGCCACCAAACAAGTAAAGAAAGAATCTCGTTTTTAGGAGAGCGACAAAGTCCACTCAATTTGGCAGTATGGGGCTACGAGGAGGAGATCCTACATGAAACTATCATCCAGGCCACTAATAATTTCAACTCCAATAATTATATAGGGAAAGGGGGATACGGAATTGTTTATCGAGCCATGTTGCCAATAGGTCAGGTGGTTGCCGTGAAGAAACTGCACTCATCAAGAGAGGGCAAGCTTATggatttaaaaacttttagaaATGAGATTCGCATGTTAATAGATATTCGACATCGGAATATTGTGAGGTTATATGGGTTTTGTTCATTAATAGAGCACTCTTTTTTAGTTTACGAGTTCATAGAAAGGGGAAGTTTGAAGATGAATTTATCAAGCGAAGAACAGGCAACGGACTTGGATTGGAATAGAAGGCTTAATGTTGTTAAAGGAGTGGCCAATGCATTATCCTATTTGCACCATGATTGCTCGCCTCCAATCATTCATCGAGACATTTCCAGTAGCAATGTTCTTTTAGATTCGGAATATGAGGCTCATGTTTCGGATTTTGGGACAGCTCGGCTCTTGATGCCTGACTCAACCAACTGGACCTCATTTGCTGGCACCTTCGGATACACAGCTCCAG AGCTAGCTTACACAATGAGAGTGAACGAGAAGTGCGATGTCTACAGCTTTGGAGTGGTCACAATGGAAGTAATAATGGGAATGCATCCGGGTGATCTCATCTCATCTCTTTCTGCATCTGCATTTTCCTCCTCATCGTTCTCACAAATCAACCAGTATGCATTGTTGAAGGATGTGATAGACCAACGTATCCCACTTCCTGAAAATCGAGTTGCAGAAGGTGTGGTCTCCATTATCAAAATAGCATTTGCATGCTTGCTTGCCAATCCCCAATCTAGGCCAACCATGGGAAAAGTAGCTTCGGAGCTCATAGCTCGATGGCCTCCGCTGCCAAAGTCATTCTCCGCAATAACATTGGAAGATTTGATGCCTCAAACAACTGTGACAGGCTGA